From Algoriphagus sp. NG3, the proteins below share one genomic window:
- a CDS encoding DUF6702 family protein, translating to MQQYYILMLNLGWLVFAHPFHLSLTEIKYNRTSERLEISQKIFWDDLEIALSAFHDTPIDFLNPAKQEELDKQIESYLKEKTKIWVKGKIIPMNFLGYEIEEDAAWFYLESGKVQETRSIKVQNAVLTDDFSDQKNVVQFFSQEGRPKSIILSKDSDTGLLDF from the coding sequence ATGCAACAGTATTACATATTAATGCTCAACCTGGGATGGTTGGTATTCGCACATCCCTTTCACCTTAGTTTGACTGAAATTAAATATAATAGAACCTCTGAGCGGCTGGAGATCTCTCAAAAGATCTTCTGGGATGATCTGGAAATTGCGCTAAGTGCTTTTCATGACACCCCAATTGACTTCTTGAATCCTGCGAAGCAAGAAGAGCTCGATAAGCAGATCGAAAGCTATTTAAAAGAGAAAACAAAAATCTGGGTTAAGGGAAAAATCATCCCTATGAATTTCCTTGGGTATGAGATAGAGGAGGATGCAGCCTGGTTTTACCTGGAATCAGGGAAAGTCCAGGAAACTAGATCCATTAAAGTACAAAACGCAGTGTTGACGGATGACTTTTCAGATCAGAAGAATGTAGTACAATTTTTTTCACAAGAAGGAAGACCCAAAAGCATAATACTAAGTAAGGATTCTGACACAGGACTTCTTGATTTTTAG
- a CDS encoding TonB-dependent receptor, protein MCKPIYPKSRALPPWKNFHGFVLTLVLLIFMAGSTYAQSRNVSGVIKSSTGETMPGVNVLVKGTTIGTASDIDGNFSLTVPSDESILVFSFIGYTSKEVLVGNASELNVTLEEDLSSLSEVVVVGYGTQERAKVTGAISSVGSEEIRALPVASLASAIQGRAAGVNVTNTGSPGTNPIVRIRGIGTVGNNDPLYVIDGMPAGGLNEINPADIESIEVLKDASTAAIYGSRGANGVILVTTKKGKKGKPLVTMDAYYGSQQAWKTLDLLNRDQYIAFGRELLANAGDEAPARFDNLGEFANNDIDYQDEMFRTAPIQDYNLGISGGTENVLYNFSLGYFAQEGIMRGTDFERVSLRSNTEYKVHDRVKIGQTLTIAYSNRNIEPFSGGRSQLEHIVKAVPYIPIRDASRPGGFRASDRVDGTDPENPVLNAELRDNNSQEYKILGSAYVSVNILKGLDYKFLVGLDVGMGDNFQYAPSFDAGDFSVSPFATISKTKTNFVSPLFSNQLTYEKDFGKHHIDLLGVIERQTSTFTSLNGQGQNSLTNDVRELQGVENQTTTSTRTEYALISYVGRVNYDYAQKYLVSASIRRDGGSRFGPENKWGTFPSVSLGWRISEEGFMKSLAAVSDLKLRASYGETGNDRIGDYVYQATINSNLFYNFDDNLLTGSTISALANADLKWETTIMKNIGLDLGLFNDQFNLSMEWFENTTEDMILGVPIPPSLGYDGAPVANVGTVRNTGFEVTAGYQLRTGDFQMSIDGNMGFINNELISLGTGNTIFGPGFQGDAALTLTEEGQPIAYFLGWIADGIFQSNEEAQSAPRQNLPDDLIDYDPTIHTAAGDIRFRDINNDGVINDLDRVNLGHYLPDFTYGLNVNASYKGFDFTMFWQGVSGNEIYNGLRYHTEGMTRLFGASDVVLDRWTPSNTNTDVPRAVSGDPNRNARASTRFLEDGSYLRLKNISLGYSIPNAVLQTWSKGTISKLRVYVSAQNLLTFTQYTGYDPEIGVRTGINSTLGTGIDFGQFPAARTIMGGIQLAF, encoded by the coding sequence ATGTGTAAACCGATTTACCCAAAATCTCGGGCACTTCCTCCATGGAAAAATTTTCATGGTTTTGTGCTCACACTTGTCCTGCTGATTTTTATGGCAGGAAGCACATACGCCCAAAGCAGAAATGTAAGTGGCGTAATCAAATCTTCAACCGGCGAGACTATGCCCGGTGTGAATGTTCTGGTTAAAGGTACCACCATTGGTACGGCCTCAGATATTGATGGCAATTTTAGCTTAACCGTCCCCTCTGACGAATCCATCTTGGTTTTCTCATTTATTGGCTACACCTCCAAAGAGGTTCTGGTAGGTAATGCCAGTGAGTTAAATGTAACCTTAGAGGAAGATCTTTCTTCACTTTCTGAAGTAGTGGTGGTAGGCTACGGTACCCAGGAACGGGCCAAAGTCACCGGTGCCATTTCCTCCGTGGGATCAGAAGAAATCCGTGCTCTGCCGGTAGCTAGCTTAGCCTCAGCTATACAAGGTAGGGCAGCTGGAGTCAACGTAACCAATACCGGCTCACCCGGTACCAATCCTATTGTAAGGATCAGGGGTATAGGTACTGTGGGAAACAATGATCCCCTGTATGTGATCGACGGGATGCCGGCAGGAGGATTAAATGAGATCAATCCTGCGGATATAGAATCTATAGAGGTGCTTAAAGATGCTTCTACAGCTGCCATTTATGGCTCTAGAGGCGCAAACGGTGTAATCTTGGTGACTACCAAAAAAGGGAAAAAAGGAAAGCCGCTAGTGACCATGGATGCCTATTATGGATCTCAGCAAGCTTGGAAAACCCTAGATCTACTCAATAGAGATCAATACATAGCATTCGGTAGAGAATTATTGGCCAATGCAGGGGATGAAGCTCCAGCACGCTTTGACAACCTGGGAGAATTTGCCAATAATGATATTGATTATCAGGATGAGATGTTCCGTACCGCCCCTATACAGGACTACAACCTGGGAATATCCGGAGGTACTGAGAATGTTCTCTACAATTTTTCCCTAGGCTATTTTGCCCAAGAAGGTATCATGAGAGGTACTGATTTCGAGCGGGTATCTTTGCGCTCGAATACTGAATACAAAGTTCATGACAGGGTAAAAATTGGACAGACACTCACCATTGCCTATTCCAATAGAAACATTGAGCCTTTTTCCGGGGGTAGAAGCCAACTGGAGCATATCGTAAAAGCCGTCCCTTATATCCCTATCCGGGATGCGTCCCGCCCAGGTGGGTTTAGAGCCTCCGATAGAGTGGATGGCACCGATCCAGAGAACCCGGTACTTAATGCTGAACTGAGAGATAACAACAGCCAAGAATACAAAATTCTAGGCTCAGCTTATGTAAGTGTGAATATCTTAAAAGGACTTGATTACAAGTTTCTGGTAGGTTTGGATGTGGGAATGGGGGATAATTTCCAATATGCCCCAAGTTTCGATGCAGGGGATTTTAGTGTTTCGCCTTTTGCGACAATCTCCAAAACCAAAACAAATTTTGTGTCCCCGCTTTTCAGCAATCAGCTGACCTATGAGAAAGATTTTGGTAAGCATCACATTGATCTCTTAGGAGTAATTGAGAGACAAACTTCCACATTTACCAGTCTCAATGGGCAAGGACAAAACTCGCTGACCAATGATGTAAGAGAACTTCAAGGTGTAGAAAACCAGACTACTACCAGCACCCGAACAGAATATGCGTTAATATCTTATGTAGGAAGGGTTAATTATGATTATGCACAGAAATACCTGGTAAGCGCGAGCATTAGGAGAGATGGAGGATCAAGGTTTGGCCCTGAAAACAAATGGGGTACATTCCCTTCCGTATCCTTAGGCTGGAGAATTAGTGAAGAGGGATTTATGAAAAGCCTAGCGGCCGTAAGTGACCTGAAACTCCGTGCCAGTTATGGTGAAACCGGAAACGATAGAATAGGTGACTATGTTTATCAGGCTACCATCAACTCAAATTTGTTTTACAATTTTGACGACAACCTACTTACCGGAAGTACGATTTCGGCCCTTGCCAATGCAGATCTGAAATGGGAAACCACGATCATGAAAAATATTGGCTTGGATTTGGGGTTATTTAATGACCAATTCAATCTTTCTATGGAGTGGTTTGAAAACACCACCGAAGACATGATCCTTGGAGTCCCAATTCCTCCATCATTAGGTTATGATGGTGCGCCAGTAGCCAATGTGGGTACAGTGAGAAACACTGGATTTGAGGTTACTGCGGGTTACCAACTTCGCACAGGAGATTTCCAAATGTCAATAGATGGGAATATGGGTTTCATCAACAATGAATTAATATCTTTGGGTACAGGGAACACCATCTTCGGACCAGGATTTCAAGGGGATGCTGCTCTCACCCTTACCGAAGAGGGACAGCCTATTGCTTATTTCTTAGGATGGATAGCTGATGGGATATTCCAGAGTAATGAAGAGGCACAGTCTGCCCCAAGGCAAAACCTACCGGATGATCTTATCGATTATGACCCTACTATCCATACTGCCGCAGGAGATATCCGGTTTAGAGACATCAATAATGATGGTGTAATTAATGACTTGGACAGAGTAAACTTAGGGCACTATCTGCCTGACTTTACATATGGCTTAAATGTCAATGCTTCTTACAAAGGATTTGATTTTACCATGTTCTGGCAAGGAGTCTCTGGCAATGAGATTTACAACGGTCTTCGCTATCACACCGAAGGTATGACACGTCTGTTTGGTGCGAGTGATGTGGTTCTTGACCGATGGACACCTAGCAATACCAACACCGATGTACCGCGTGCGGTTTCCGGCGATCCAAACAGAAATGCTAGAGCAAGCACAAGATTCTTAGAAGATGGCTCGTATCTCCGTTTGAAAAACATATCCTTGGGATACAGTATCCCCAATGCAGTATTACAGACTTGGAGCAAAGGGACTATCTCAAAACTTCGGGTATATGTATCAGCCCAAAATCTGCTGACATTCACTCAGTATACTGGATATGATCCGGAAATCGGAGTAAGAACAGGAATCAATTCAACTCTGGGTACGGGTATTGACTTCGGTCAGTTCCCTGCAGCACGCACGATCATGGGAGGAATTCAACTTGCATTTTAA
- a CDS encoding HupE/UreJ family protein has product MNSFQLYFRLGLQHILDINGYDHILFVLALCAVFIPRDWRKVVILVTAFTIGHSVTLALATFKVVNINSDLIEFLIPVTIAITAFITILRPKPSSGKGISINYIFALIFGLIHGLGFSNYLRSLLGKEASIWQPLLAFNLGLEVGQLVIVAAFLLLTSILVGIAGVSRKEWTLVVASMVFGVALMLMLETKFW; this is encoded by the coding sequence ATGAACTCATTTCAATTATATTTTCGTCTAGGTCTGCAGCACATCCTCGATATTAACGGCTATGACCATATTTTATTTGTCCTTGCGCTTTGTGCTGTATTTATCCCACGGGATTGGCGGAAAGTTGTTATTTTAGTAACTGCATTTACCATAGGGCATTCGGTTACATTAGCTCTGGCCACCTTCAAAGTTGTCAACATAAACTCTGATCTAATCGAATTTCTGATTCCGGTTACAATAGCGATCACGGCATTTATTACAATACTCCGACCAAAGCCTTCCTCAGGTAAAGGTATTTCTATCAACTATATCTTCGCACTTATCTTTGGGTTGATCCATGGACTGGGATTTTCCAATTACCTAAGGAGCCTTTTGGGCAAAGAGGCGAGTATCTGGCAACCACTGCTGGCATTTAATCTAGGCCTTGAAGTTGGTCAATTGGTAATAGTCGCAGCTTTTTTGTTGCTGACTTCCATATTGGTAGGTATAGCGGGAGTGAGCAGGAAGGAGTGGACACTGGTAGTCGCATCCATGGTCTTCGGTGTTGCACTGATGCTGATGTTGGAGACGAAATTTTGGTAG
- a CDS encoding RagB/SusD family nutrient uptake outer membrane protein, with protein MKTRSTLLAIIMSVGMIACDEEVLNPVNPNQLGTETFYRTGPQLVAAVNAVYATLQGNNLYNREYFFLQDLLSDDVESGGGQLEPARAQVLNHGFDGSNPLIEANWRGWYRLIHRANLVIENADNATENITDALRSRIVGEAYFLRGLAFYELSTLWGGVPLMLSTATVPEGLPRATQEQSYAQSLSDLNEAISRLPLSSTYSGTDVGRASKGAAQAVAAKLLLFQGDFAGAKPFLTEIINSNQYSLTDRYLDNFEEENENNSESIWEIQFSESFGNEGGWNADGTGIAEVTFRGQEYGPNAWRNLIPNTGLVAEFEKPSNGAPKEDPRMSYNFYRLGDTFNGGASVLDESTVQGDFSKPSWRKYQTIYKRANENTQSGINFRVIRYADVLLMMAEVENELTGPAAALPYLNMTRNRTDVKMPEYPTSQYPTGTKEQTRIAIQHERRVEMPGEQVRNRDIRRWRRLGFLESEPIFGYQSRNDLLPIPTVELDNNSALSNADQNSGY; from the coding sequence ATGAAAACAAGATCCACACTTTTGGCAATTATCATGTCTGTTGGTATGATAGCCTGCGATGAGGAGGTATTAAATCCGGTTAATCCCAATCAATTGGGAACTGAGACATTCTACCGTACAGGTCCTCAGCTTGTAGCAGCTGTCAATGCTGTATATGCTACACTTCAAGGAAATAATTTATATAACAGAGAATATTTCTTTTTACAAGACTTACTCTCTGATGATGTAGAGTCTGGCGGGGGACAACTTGAACCCGCTAGGGCACAAGTACTCAACCACGGTTTTGATGGCTCCAATCCTCTCATAGAAGCAAATTGGAGAGGGTGGTATCGTTTGATCCACCGCGCTAACCTTGTCATAGAAAACGCTGATAATGCAACGGAAAACATTACTGATGCCCTTCGGTCGAGAATCGTAGGGGAAGCCTATTTCTTAAGGGGGTTAGCATTCTATGAGTTATCTACTTTATGGGGAGGCGTCCCATTAATGCTATCTACAGCTACGGTTCCAGAAGGACTTCCGAGAGCAACACAGGAACAATCCTATGCACAGTCGCTGAGCGATCTCAATGAAGCAATCTCACGGCTTCCGCTTAGCTCCACCTATTCAGGCACTGATGTGGGAAGGGCAAGCAAGGGCGCGGCCCAGGCAGTGGCGGCCAAGCTATTGCTATTCCAAGGTGATTTTGCAGGGGCAAAACCATTCTTGACGGAGATCATCAATTCAAATCAATATTCATTGACTGACCGATATCTGGATAATTTTGAGGAGGAAAATGAGAACAATTCGGAATCAATCTGGGAAATCCAGTTTTCTGAATCCTTCGGAAACGAGGGAGGATGGAATGCCGATGGCACAGGGATAGCTGAGGTGACCTTCAGGGGGCAAGAATATGGGCCAAATGCCTGGAGAAACCTGATTCCAAATACGGGATTGGTGGCCGAATTTGAAAAACCGTCCAATGGGGCTCCAAAAGAAGATCCGCGGATGAGCTACAATTTCTACCGCCTAGGCGACACCTTCAATGGAGGGGCAAGTGTATTGGACGAATCTACCGTACAGGGTGATTTCAGCAAGCCTAGCTGGAGAAAATACCAGACGATCTACAAGAGAGCTAATGAGAATACTCAGTCCGGAATTAACTTTCGTGTGATTAGATATGCCGATGTATTACTGATGATGGCGGAGGTAGAAAATGAACTCACAGGCCCTGCAGCTGCATTGCCTTACCTCAACATGACCAGAAACAGGACTGATGTAAAAATGCCGGAATACCCGACATCACAATATCCTACTGGCACTAAAGAACAGACAAGAATCGCTATCCAGCACGAAAGAAGGGTAGAAATGCCTGGAGAACAGGTGAGAAACCGGGACATTCGTAGATGGAGACGATTGGGCTTTTTGGAGAGTGAGCCTATTTTCGGTTATCAGTCCAGAAATGACCTGCTTCCTATCCCTACTGTGGAACTGGATAATAATTCGGCGTTAAGCAATGCTGATCAGAATTCAGGGTATTAA
- a CDS encoding RNA polymerase sigma factor, whose translation MKSEILDKKIWQGLVDKNRKDQEVLYRLYYSYGMSICLRYTSNREGAKEILHDGFMVLFSDPKKYNPDQPFKPWFRKVLVNLCINYYKKHQKQSHETGFEFIPESEDAQPSALDGMQYDELVRLIQRLPTAYRTVFNLYILDGYTHEEIAGMMDISIGTSKSNLSRAREKIRELLKPRSHEKEILR comes from the coding sequence GTGAAATCTGAAATTCTGGACAAAAAAATCTGGCAAGGTCTGGTGGATAAAAACCGTAAAGACCAAGAGGTACTGTATAGACTCTATTACAGTTATGGGATGAGTATATGCCTTAGATATACCTCCAATCGTGAAGGAGCAAAGGAAATTCTGCATGATGGATTCATGGTGCTGTTTTCCGATCCTAAAAAATACAACCCCGATCAACCCTTCAAACCCTGGTTTAGAAAAGTATTGGTGAATCTCTGTATCAATTATTATAAAAAACACCAGAAGCAATCTCATGAAACAGGTTTCGAATTTATCCCCGAATCAGAGGATGCCCAGCCAAGTGCTTTGGATGGCATGCAGTACGATGAATTGGTCAGATTGATCCAGAGATTGCCCACAGCTTATCGCACGGTATTCAATCTCTATATTCTGGATGGATATACCCACGAAGAAATAGCAGGAATGATGGATATCAGTATCGGAACCTCCAAATCCAATCTTTCCCGCGCAAGAGAAAAAATAAGAGAGCTGTTAAAACCCAGAAGCCATGAGAAAGAAATCCTACGATAG